The sequence GGGATGCAGCAGGGTGGGAAGCAGATTTCTGGCCTCCAGGCCGTAGACATAGGTATTGCGCAGCGGCCCCTGCGATTGCAGATAATAGATGTAGGCAACCTTGGGCAGGGCCGGGTCCACGGGCCGGTCCGCATCAAAAACGTCGACCTCATCCGGAACGGCGTCTCTGGCGGCCTCGCCCAGATACAGCGCGGCCCGCGCCAGAGCACGGCGGGTGACCTCGTCAAAGACGGCATTGCTCACGTCCGGCGGCGGCAGGCATTCCAGCACCACGTTGCACTGTCTGCTGAACAGGGAATAGGCCGCGCCGGGGCCGCTCATGTCCACAATGCCTTCCTGGATGCCCTGACGCTTGCCGGTCTGCATGACGCACACGCCGTCCAGCACATGAGTGCGGCCCTGCCCGGCCATGTGCATCTCCCCGATGGCTCCCGGATAGGGGCTTGTGCCGCCGCCGATCTTGCAACGGGGCTGCATGGCGTCCATGATCCCGATGATCCGCGCCGACTGCCCGGGCCGGACCAGGCTGACCCGCTTTTCCGCAAAAAATCCCTCGGGGTCCACAGCGGCCAGCAGTTCTTCCCTGTCGATGCTCAGGGTCCGGCCTGTCAGGGTCGTTTCGGCACCGGAAACAACATCTTCCACTTTGATTCGCGCGAGTTCCAGACGCATGTTCGGCTCCTTGCTATACCGCCGCTCGCCGGGGCCGTCTCTACAGCACGCCCACCCAGCGCCAGTACGTGGCGGAGAAAAGTATCATGACCAGGATGGCGATCAGGCAGAGCGGTACCCCCACCCTGGCCATTTCACGGGCCGAAAAGGTATTGGTGGAATAGGCCACCATGGACATGGGCGTATTGACCGGCAGCAACAGCGAGAACTGGATGGTGTAATACAGAATCATGGACAGGCCCCAGACGCTCAGGCCGGCGGATTCCGGCAGAGCCTGGGCAAAGCCGATCACCGTGGGCACCAGGGCCGCCACCGCCGCCGAGCGGGCGGAAAACGCCAGGGCGAAAACGCCGAAGAACAGCGCCGCCACGCCGATGATCAATAACGGCGGCCAAGCGCCCATGCCCAGACGGGCCAGGGTGTTCTGGGCCACCCAGGCCGCCGCGCCCGAGGAGAGCAGCGCCTGCCCCAGGGAAATGGCCGCGCCGAAGAGCATCAGCGTTCCCCAGTTGACCACGTTGACCATTTCCTTCCAGGTGCTTACGGCCACGCCCGGCAGAAACATGGCGCACACCGCGCAGAGCGCGACCGTGCTGCTGTCCAGGGGGTGCAGCTTCTTGCCTGTGGCCCAGAGCAGAATGGTGCAGCACATGATGATCAGAAGATTACGTTCCCTGACGCTCAGCGGGCCGAGCTTGGCGAGCTCCTGCCGGATGGTCTCCCGGCCGCTGCGTATTTCCGCCTTGCCCACAGGGAAAAACAGCTCCACCAGGCCCAGCAGCACCAAGCCCATGACCAGGGCGAAGGGCAGGCCGTAGCTCAGCCATTCCAGCCAGGAAATCTGATGGCCCGTGGCTTGGGCGATAAAGGCGGCGGTCTGGATGGGCGGCGCGCCCGAGGTCAGCACGCCCATGCCCGCCAGCCCCGTGCCGAAGGCCACGATCAGCAGCATGCCCTTGGCCAGATTGTCCTCGCGCCGGATCTTGAACACGTCGATCAGGCCCACGCACACGGCGGTCATCAGCGCGGCGTTGGCGGCCTGAGCAGGGATGAACAGGGTCAGCACGAAGCACATCAGCAGAATGCCCAGGCGCACCTGACGCGGCCTGGCCCCCATGCGGGAAAGAATGAGCAGGCCGATACGCTGGCCCAGGCCGCTCTTCTGGATGGCGGCGGCCAGAAAAAGCGCGGCCACCACCAGAATCCAGGCCCCGGACTTGAAGCCGTTCAGGGACATGCCCAACGCCTTGCCCGTGCCCGACATCTGCCCTGTGGACGGGTCCACGGCAAAGGCCGTGAACAGCGTCATGGAGACAATCAGAAAAAAGGAGCTGACGGAATAGGACACGGCCTCGGTAACCCAGATGAGCACCATGAACAGCAATGTACTCAAAATACCGTGCCCCTGCGGCGTCAGGGCCGTACCAAAATCCAGAGAGTGGAAGACCAGGGCGCAGAGCAACGCCAGAACAATTTTGCACAGATTGCGCAGGCCCGGAATCTTGATCTTGCCCGGAGCAGCCTGCGGCTGAATCGCGTTGCCCGGATTCTGTGACGCATTCATAATCCTTCCCCCGTTGTTACGGCCAGGGCGCGAACCTCCCGCATCCGTTTCCGGATGGAGTCCGCATCCAGTTTGGCGGCATAGCCTCCGATATATTGCGCGTAGACGGCGCGCGGCACGGCTTGCAGCACTTCCGGCTCCACCAGATGGTATACTTCCAGAAAATAGTTGCTGCCGGTCAGCAAACCGACCATGGACGGATCGCCCAATGTGACGGTTTCGGCCTGAATCTGGCTGCTTTCCGCGTCCGGACAGCCCAGCAACACAAGAATATCCTCTCTGCCGTGGCGCTCAATGAGCTTTGCGATTTTCCATTGATCTTCCAGATCCATGGCTCCGGCTGTCATTCAGACGAAGAACTGATTGGCCACGAAGATGACTTCCCCGCCGCAGGCTTCGGCCGCCCGCCGCGCCGCTTCAGCGGGGATGCCGTCCACCGCGCCGATGATAATGACTTTTCTGCCCTGAATGCCGCGCATGGCTTCCTCCATTTGCAACGCGTGTCCTGTGGGCCGCGCAGCAGTGAAATAAAAAGCAAGTTATATGCCAGCGTCGCGGCCATCTTTCCGCCATGGCATGGACATCCCGGCTTTCGCCCCATTTTGCGCGCCGCCCGTGCCGCGCTTCGCCGCGAGAGGAAGCGAAAACCGGGACGGTAAAAAGCCTTGCAAACGATTCCGGGCGGTGTATGCTGGAAAAAAATTCTTAAAAAAAATACAAAACTCAGCATTATTTTATTAATATATTATAATTATTATAATTAATTTTGTTTTAAATATATTACAAAATCTTAAAAATGAGACACTTTATGCCGGATACGGAGTTTTCACCTTCGCACACCGTGCTGGACGCGTTTGAAGACGCCTTCCTTCTGCTGGATTCCAGCGGCAGACCGCTGTACGCCAATCAGGCCGCTGAAAAACTGTTTGATCTCGCCAAAGGACGGCGAAAATCCGCGCTGCGGCAACTGATCAAAGAATTGGAACCTGCAAGCATTTTCCAGATCCGGGACAGCGCGGCTGTCCAGCAGCGGAAGATCGTCCTGGAGGAACGGATTTTTCTGGTCAGAGCACAACTGGGGGGCCAGCTTGGGACGCGGTTTGAGATAGAGACGGGAGCGCATTGCGGGCAAACCCGTCTGGCGGTCATTCTGCGGGACATCACGGACCTGCGTCAGCTGGCCGCCGACTACAGCGCAAGCGCCACACAGCTTGCGCGCATGACGGCCGCTCTGAGACAGATGGATTCCGGCCTGCTGGTCACGGACGCCTGGGGCCGGATCGTCTTTTTCAATCCGGCTCTGGAGGCCCTGCTGCCGCCCGCCGCACTGGTCCGGGCCCAGGGGGCCAGGGCCGCGGATATTTTCGCCTTTATGGACGACTTTTCCCAAGGTACGGCTCAGGAAAAACTGCGCGCTCTCCAGCCTCTCCTGCCCCCTCCCGGTCAAGCGCCCACTGACGGCACGACGCCCCTGGCCGTGACCCGGCGGCCGCTCATGTATTGCAACGGCTGCCACGACGCGCTCTATATCTTTGAAGCCGCGCCCTCCGATGAGGACGCATCCGGCGTCATCCCCGCGCCTTCCGCCGCGCCCGGAACCATCGCCTCCTCCCCGCCGACGGCGGCGCGCGCCAAAGCGGAAGAGGAACGCAATACCGGCGGCGCGCAATACGCCCTGTCGGACTTTGTGGGTCAGAGCCGGGAAATCCTGCGACTCAAGGAAATGATCAGAAAAGTGGCCCGCACCTCGTCCACAGTGCTGATCCAGAGTGAAAGCGGCACGGGCAAGGAGCTGTTGGCCCATTCCCTGCACGCCCTGAGCAAGCGGTCACATGCGCCCTTCATCAAGCTGAACTGCGCCAGCCTGCCGGAAAGCCTGTTGGAATCGGAAATTTTCGGTTACGAGGCCGGCGCGTTTACCGGGGCCAAGAAAGGCGGACACGCGGGGCGTTTTGAGCAGGCCCACGGCGGCACCATTTTTCTGGACGAAATCGGCGAGATGTCGCTGCCGCTTCAGGCCAAGCTTTTGCGAATCATTCAGGAGCGGGAGGTGCAGCGTCTGGGCGGCCAGAGCACCCGGCGGGTGGACGTGCGGATCATCTGCGCCACCAACTGCGACCTGTCGGCCCAGATGCGGCTCCAGCTGTTCCGCAGCGATCTTTATTACCGGCTCAGCGTGGTTTCCATCAGCATTCCGCCGCTGCGGGAACACAAGGAAGACATCAAATCTCTGGTGATCCACTTTCTCCGGCACTATTCCCGGCTTTTTCAGAGGCGGGTCAAAGGCGTGTCCAAGGATGTCTACAATGCCTTCATGCTCTACGACTGGCCGGGCAACGTGCGCGAATTCGCCAACGTCATCGAATACGCCTTCAACATCCTGGAGGGGGATCTGATCGAGATGGAGCATTTGCCGTCCCAGCTCCTGCATCAGGCTGACGCTGAGCTGAAAAGTTCCGGAAACATGGATGCGCTGCTGCGGGCCTACAGCGTCCGCTTGGTGGAGCATGCCCTGGAACGCTGCAAAGGGCATAAATCAGCGGCGGCCAAGGCACTCGGCATTTCGCGGGCCACGCTCTACCGCCTGCTGGCTCAGGACAGGCCGTAAGCGAAACAAACGCAAAAAGCGGGAAGGCCCCGAAGCCTTCCCGCTTTTTGCGACAGACGTCAGTGGAACGGTTCAGGCCTGTTCGAGGGCCTGGGCGAGATCCGCCAGAATGTCGTCCAGATTCTCCAGGCCCACGGAAAGACGCACCATGCCGGGCGTGATGCCCGCCTCCCGCAGTTGCTCGTCGCTCAGCTGGCGGTGTGTGGAGCTTGCCGGATGCAGGACGCAGGTGCGGATGTCCGCCACATGCACCTGAAGGGAAATCATTTTCAGACTGTCGATGAAACGCGCGCCGGCCTCGCGCCCGCCCTTGAGCGAAAAGGAGACCACGCCGCTGCATCCCTTGGGAAGGTATGTATCGGCCAGGGCCTTGTTGGGATTGCCGGGCAGGCGGGGATAATTGACCGATTCCACCTTGGCGTGTCCGGCAAGATAGTCGGCCGCGGCCGCGGCGTTGCGGCAGTGCCGCTCCATGCGCAGGGGCAGCGTTTCCAATCCCTGATTGATGTAAAACGCGCCCTGCGGGCTCTGGCAGCAGCCCATGTCGCGCATGAGCTGCGCGCGGGCCTTGACGATATAGGCGGCCCTGCCGAACGTTTCGCTGTAAATGAGGCCGTGGTACGAAGGATCGGGTTCGGTGAATTCCGGAAACTTGCCCGACGTCCAGTCAAAATTGCCGCTGTCCACAATGACGCCGCCCATCTGCAGGGCGTGCCCGTCCATATATTTGGTGGTGGAGTGCACAACGATGTCCGCGCCGAACTCAAAGGGACGGCAGAGCACGGGCGTGGCGAAGGTATTGTCCACGATCAGCGGCAGGCGGTGCCGGTGGGCCAGCCGGGCAAAACGCGCGATATCCAGCACATCCATGGAGGGATTGGTCAGGGTTTCGCCGAACACCGCCCTGGTGTTGGGCCGGAAGGCCTTTTCCAGTTCTTCGTCGGAAGCTGTCTGGTCCACAAAGGTCACCTCAATGCCCAGCTTTTTCAGGGTGACGGCGAAGAGATTGAAGGTGCCGCCGTAAATGCTGGAGGCGCTGACCAGATGCTCGCCGCTCTGGGCCAGATTGAGCACGGCCAGCATGCTGGCGGCCTGCCCCGAGGAAGTGCACAGGGCCCCCACCCCGCCTTCCAGTGCGGCGATCTTCTGCTCCACGGCATCCACGGTGGGGTTGCCCAGGCGCGTGTAGAAAAAGCCCGCTTCGGCCAGGTCAAACAGTTTGGCCACTTCGGCGGTGGAGGCATATTTAAAGGTTGTGCTCTGGGCGATGGGCAGAACGCGCGGCTGTCCGTTTTCAGGACTGTAACCGGCGTGCAGGCAAAGGGATTCCAGTTTCATGGCGATATGTTCCTCGGAGTAAGCTGAATGTGCCGCGCATCCGCACAACAGGAATGCGGAACCGCTTTGCGACACAATGGCGACCCGCCGTCGGACTCGTGCCGCGCAGGCAACGCGCGGCGAAAAGTTATCCCATGCGCCCAGGCAAGGCAAGCACCCGCCCCTCAACGCCTTGTGACGGCGCGCGCAAACGACAACAAAAAAAAATCCTCCCTATTGACCCTTCATCTTTCAGGGTATACTCTTAATGACAAATGGTGGCCGTCTCCGTTGTGCGAGAGACCGGACAGGGCAATGTTTCCGTGAGCCGCCGCGCTGGAAGATGGCATGCCATCCGAAAGTTATTGCTGACATCCCGCACGGACAGCCGCCGCGGGCGCATCGGGCTTCATGCCCCGGACGCGCGCCCCTCTCATTGTGGCGGAATATCTGCTCAGTGCGCAGCAACCGGAGACTCTGTGGCGGAGTTTCCTTCAGCCTTTTACTCACCTTTGCCAGGAGGCTATTATGCGTATTGCCGTGGGTCTGGGCAAACAAAGCGGAGAGGAGCGTTTAGAACGCCAGGGCATCAGCCGCCGCGATTTCATGAAATTCTGCACGGCGGTGGCGGTGACCATGGGCATGGGCCCGGCCTTCGCCTCGGATGTGGCCGCGGCTCTGACAGGCCGCCGTCCTTCGGTGGTCTATTTGCACGCCGCCGAATGCACGGGCTGTTCCGAAGCGCTGCTGCGCACCTACAAACCTTTCATCGACAGCCTGATCCTGGATACCATTTCCCTGGATTACCATGAAACCATCATGGCCGCCGCCGGCGAAGCCGCTGAAGACGCCCTGCAGCAGGCCGTCAACGGCCCCGACGGCTTCATCTGCGTGGTGGAAGGGGCCATTCCCACGGCCATGGAAGGCAAATACGGCTACATCAGCGGCCACACCATGTATGACATCTGTAAAGGCATTCTGCCCAAGGCCAAGGCTGTGGTCAGCATGGGCACCTGCGCCTGCTACGGCGGCGTGCAGGCCGCCAAACCCAATCCCACGGCGGCCAAGGGCGTCAACGACGCCTACGGTGATCTGGGCGTCAAGGCCATCAACATCGCCGGCTGTCCGCCCAACCCGCTCAATCTGGTGGGCACCCTCGTGGCCTTCCTGAAGGGCCAGAAAATCGAGCTGGACGAACTGGGTCGCCCGACCATGTTCTACGGCCAGAGCGTGCATGACCTGTGCGAACGCCGCAAACATTTCGACGCCGGCGAATTCGCGCCCTCCTTCAATTCCGAGGAAGCCCGCAAGGGCTGGTGTCTGTATGAAGTGGGCTGCAAGGGTCCGCAGACATACAACAACTGTCCCAAGGCTCTGTTCAATCAGACCAACTGGCCGGTGGGCGCCGGGCATCCCTGCATCGGTTGCAGCGAGCCCGGCTTCTGGGACGAAATGACGCCGTTCTACCAGAACTAGGGGGGAAGTTATGAGTGAAGTCATCAAAGCGCCCCAGAGCGATTACACCGGCCCGGTGGTGGTGGATCCGCTGACCCGTATTGAGGGGCATCTGCGTATTGAAGTGGAAGTGGAAAAGGGCAAGATCAAGGAAGCCCGCAGCTGCGGCACCCTGTTCCGTGGCCTGGAACTCATTCTCAAAGGCCGCGACCCGCGCGACGCCCAGCATTTTACCCAGCGCACCTGCGGCGTCTGTACCTATACGCACGCCCTGGCCTCGACCCGCGCCCTGGAAGACGCCATCAACAAGCCTATTCCGGCTAACGCCACCTATCTGCGCAACCTGGTGCTGGGCATGCAGTTCCTGCATGACCACCTGGTGCATTTCTATGCCCTGCACGCCTTGGACTTTGTGGATGTGACCAATGCCCTGAAGGCGGACCCGGCCAAAGCGGCCAGCGTGGCCACCTCCATTTCCGCGCGCAAGGTCACGGCCGACGATTACAGGGCCGTCCAGTCCAAACTCAAAACCTTTGTGGACAGCGGCCAGCTTGGTCCCTTTACCAACGCCTATTTCCTGGGCGGGCATCCGGCCTACACCCTGAGCCCGGAAGTCAACCTGATCGCCACGGCCGACTACCTGCAGGCCCTGCGCGTCCAGGTGGAAGCGGCGCGGGCCATGGCCGTCTTCGGGGCCAAAAACCCGCACACCCAGTTTACCGTGGGCGGCGGCGTAACCTGCTACGATGCCCTGACCCCTGAGCGGATCAAGGAATTCAAGGAACTTTACAAGAAAACCCGCGCTTTTATCGAGAATTACTACATCCCGGATCTGCTCGCCGTGGCCGCCAATTACAAAGAATGCGCCACCTACGGCGGTACGCACAACTTCATGGCTTTCGGCGAGTTCCCGGCTGCGGGCGGCGAACGCGACCTGCAGAAACGCTGGTTCAAGCCGGGCGTCATTCTGGACCGCAAAATCGGCAATCCTCAGGGCTTCGATCCCTCCAAGATCGAGGAACACGTCCGCCACAGCTGGTACGAAGGTGACAAGGCTCTGCCGCCCTATCAGGGCGAAACCAAGCCCGCCTTCACCAAGATGGGCGATACGGACCGCTATTCCTGGCTCAAGGCGCCGCGTTATGACGGCATCTCCATGGAAACCGGCCCGTTGGCCCAGGTGCTGGTGGCCTACACCCAGAACCACAAGACCGTGAAGCCGCTGGTGGATCATGTGCTCAAGACCCTGAACGTGGGCCCCGAAGCCCTCTTCTCCACCTTGGGCCGCACCGCCGCGCGCGGTATCGAAACCCTGGCCATTGCCCAGCAGATCGAAACCTGGCTGAACGAATACGAAGACAATATCACCAAAGACAAGCAGATCGTGGAGAACTACGACGCGCCCAAGGACGCCAAGGGCGTGGGCTTCGTCAACGCGCCGCGCGGCGGTCTATCCCACTGGCTGCGTACCGATGCGGACGCCAAGATCGCCAACTTCCAGCTTGTGGTGCCCACCACCTGGAACCTGGGACCGCGGGACGCCAAAAACGTGCCCGGCGCGGCCGAAGAAGCCCTGGCGGGCACGCCGGTGGCCGATCCCAAGCGCCCGGTGGAAATCCTGCGCGTCATCCACTCCTTCGATCCCTGCATCGCCTGCGCTGTGCATGTGATCGACGGAGAAACCAACGAAGTGCACAAGTTCAAGGTGCTGTAATTCGCAACAGCTGAAACAGAATGAAGCAAGGGGCGGGGATATTTCCCCGCCCTTTTTTGAAAATGCCGCTTCATGTTTTTTGTTTTTTACCGCGCCGGACCCATTCGGTGTGAAACGTATACTTGTCCGGAAACATTTCCGGCGTCCGCCTTGCGTCAGCCACTGCGGAGAAGGGGATTCAGTCTCATGCGAACGAATGAGGCCGTCAGCGCGGCACGGGTCTGTCCCTCATTAAAGTGCAAAAGCCCTTTGACTCAGCGCTTCTTTTAGCGCAGTTAACGCTTAAAATACACGTTTACGGCGGGCAAAGCTCGTCTACTTTTGTCGCAAGAATTCTTCCTTAAAATCTTTGCGGCGCACTTGAGACATTTGATGCGTGACCGGCCCTAACCTTTGCATCTTTCCCCAGCCGTCAGGAGGACGTGTGGACGACAAAAAAATACTGATTCTGGGCGTGGGCAACATCCTGCTGACGGATGAAGGCTTCGGCGTGCGGGCTGTGGAGTATCTGGAAACCCACTACCGCTGGCCCGAGCGGGTGCGCCTGATGGACGGCGGCACCCAGGGCCTGATGCTGATGCCGGAGCTTCTGGAATGTGACTTTCTGGTGGTGCTGGATGTGGTGCTGGGACCGGAAGCGCCGGGCACGGTCTATTTGCTGGAAGGCGAAGATCTGCGCAAAAGCCTGAGCTTCCGCGACTCCATGCACCAGACGGACCTGCTGGACACGCTGATCACCTGCCACCTGGCCGGACACAGACCCGAAGCTGTGATCATCGGCCTGCAACCCTTTGACTATAAAACCATGCAGGTGGGATTGAGTCCGCAGGCCCAAGCCCTGCTGCCGGAATTCTGCCGCAAGGCCGTGGAGGAAATGGCCCGGCGCGGCATCGTGGCCGAAGCCAGGACAGATCAATGCTGAAATGCGGGGGGGCAGAAGTGCGGTCAGCCGAAAAATGCCTTTACAGGGAACTCAGGCCCGGCAAAAGAAAAAGCCGCTGACCGCGGCCTAATCTTCGCCTTCGCCCTTTCCGCCCAACTCCGGCGGCAAGTGTTCCTCACTGAACAAGGCAAAGCCCGCTTCACGCAACAACCGGGCCCAGACGCCCTCGCCGGGACATAACGCACGGCTGAACGTGCCGTCATAAATCCGACCGAAACCGCAGGAAGGAGAACGACTTTTGAGGATGGCCGCCGTGCAGCCCCGGCTTTGTGCCGTGCGTAGGGCCAGTTGCGCGCCACGCAGAAAATCCTCTGTCAGATCCCGCCCGTCCCGGGAAAGCACGCTCCCTTCCGCCAGCTCACAGGGAAGCCGGGGAACCGGCAATCCTGCAAGACTTTCCGGACAGGCCGGGATAGCTCTCCCCTCTTCCACCAGACGGATCACCGCCGCGCAAGGGTTGCTGCCGCCGTCATAGCGGCAGGCCAGACCAGCCAGACAACCGCTGACCACATAACGTATCCGCGGGGCATCTGCCATCAGTGCTCCTTCGCCATCATACGCCGCTGCCGCATACCTTCGCGCACAGCCCGCCGCACGGCCTCTTCGGCCTCTTGGGTGGCAGGCACATTGGAGTAATACAATGCGCCGCTGTCCAGACCGTATTCCTCCTGTGCCGCGTCATAACGTTGCCAGGCGGGCGACAAAGCCACCAGACGCGGCGTCAGCACGGCAAAAAAAAACCACAGGGCCACGGCCAATCCGCCCATTTTCAAAAAATTGCGCACAACAGGCGACATGTCCCCCCCATTAAAAATGGGCCGCCGCGACAGAACACGGCGGCCCTTCTTGCACTTAGCGTTAGATCTTGGCCGTGATTTCGGGGAAGACCTTGTAGAACATGATCCAGGCCATGAGCAGGGTCAGAACCAAGTTCAGAGACTGGCCGCATACATACAGGATGATGGGCTTGCCGCCCTTGAAGTACTTGCCCAGTTCGCGGAAGTTGGTGGTCAGACCGATGGCGACGAAGGCCAGGCCGAAGAACCAGCCGCGCAACGGCACGGAAATCTTGTTGGTGCCGTTATCCACCAACATCTTGCCGAAGTCGGCGCCGAGGCCGCTGCTGACCAGCGAGAAAATGACGGAAACAGCCAGGAAGCCGATGACGAACTTGGGGAAGCGGTGCCAGATTTCCATGGCGCCCACGCTCTCGCCGGCCCGCGCCTCAACCTTGGTGGAAAAGTATATGGCCACGCAGAAAGCGGTTACGCCGATGAGCACGTTCTGGATCATCTTGACGGTAGCGGCCACCTGCAGGGCTTTGGGGCCGATGAATGCGCCGGCGGCGGCCACCGCGCCCGTGGCGTCCACGGTACCGCCTATCCAGGCTCCACCCAGGATTTCAGGCATGCCTACAGCCTTGATGAAGGCCGGCATAACCACCATCATGATGGCCGTAAAGGTCAGCGAAAGGCCAATGGAAAGAGTCAATTCTTCTTTTTTGGCGCGTGCGGCGGCGGCCGTAGCGATAGCCGCCGAGGTGCCGCACACGGACATGTCGGCGGAAATAACAATGTTCAGGGTCTGGGAAGGCATCTTCAGCACCTTCTGGCCGAAGATGTAGGTGCTGATCAGCACGACGGGCGTCACTACCCAGGCCACGAAAATGCCGGGGATGCCGATGGCCATAATCTTGTGGAAGAGCACTTCCGCGCCCAGCAGCACCAGACCGGTTTTAATGAAGTATTCCACCTGCGCGCCCTCTTTGAGCCATTTGGGCATACCGATGGTGTTGGCGATAATCATGCCGATGGCGATGGACCAGATTTCGGCGTTGATGCCGTAAAGCCGCATGGTCTTTTGGTTGCCGAGAATATTGGCCAGCACGCAGAGCACGTACACGCCCAGAAAAGCGACAAAAAACTTGCCCACGTTAAAGCCCATGAACTTGGCGCCGATGGAGGTCAGCACAGCCAACACGAGGCCCAGCACAATCAGCGTGGGAATGCGGTTGAAGGGCGTAACCAGCTTTTTGGCGGCGTCGGCAGTCTTTTTCTTGGCGGCCTGCCATTCGCCGATGGCCTTTTCAGCCGCGGCGTTCAGCGTGGCGTCGCCAAAAGAAGCGCCGGCGGCGGCTGTCTCAGCATCTTTGGCCAAAGCCAGTGCGGCGGCTTCAGCCTGCTTGGCCGCATCCACTTTCGGCCGGACGGCTTCATTGGCCTTGTCAGCCTGAGCCTGCGACATCATCAGAGCGTCCAGCGGATTGGACTGCCAGCGGGCCGGTGTTTTCAACTGATCAATGATGGCCTTGACTGAAGCCAGTTTTTGGCCTTGAAGCCCTTTTTGAGCGGCGGAGGCCTCATACCATTCAACGGTTTTGAACGGTTTGGCGGACTCGGCTTTCATGACCGCCGCATACTGATCGTACTTGCTCTCCAGATCCTGACGGCCGCTGAAGACCGTACCGATGGCCACGGCCAGAATAAAGAAGCCGATCCAGATAGCCCAGTAATCTTCCTTTTTCCACAGATCGGACCATTGCGACTTTGCTCTGTCGACAACAATCGCCGAGCTTTCCTGAGACATCCCTTTCCTCCTGTCAGCATCTACTGTTTTTTTAGACACGTCCGACCAGCCGGAGTGTGCCGTAGCGCCATTAACAATGTTCCTTTTTTATCCGGCATAACAACCATATTGTGATATTATACACAATAATATGCGTATTTTCAAGTCGCAAATTTTTCACCCGTGACTTCTTATATGGTGATAATGCCGCAACCGTTCCCGGCTGGAAAAACTTTTTGAATTTTGAATGAAAAATTATTGACAATCCCCCCCTCCTCATCTATTTTTCCACCTCGTGTTGGGCTG comes from Desulfovibrio porci and encodes:
- a CDS encoding O-acetylhomoserine aminocarboxypropyltransferase/cysteine synthase family protein, producing the protein MKLESLCLHAGYSPENGQPRVLPIAQSTTFKYASTAEVAKLFDLAEAGFFYTRLGNPTVDAVEQKIAALEGGVGALCTSSGQAASMLAVLNLAQSGEHLVSASSIYGGTFNLFAVTLKKLGIEVTFVDQTASDEELEKAFRPNTRAVFGETLTNPSMDVLDIARFARLAHRHRLPLIVDNTFATPVLCRPFEFGADIVVHSTTKYMDGHALQMGGVIVDSGNFDWTSGKFPEFTEPDPSYHGLIYSETFGRAAYIVKARAQLMRDMGCCQSPQGAFYINQGLETLPLRMERHCRNAAAAADYLAGHAKVESVNYPRLPGNPNKALADTYLPKGCSGVVSFSLKGGREAGARFIDSLKMISLQVHVADIRTCVLHPASSTHRQLSDEQLREAGITPGMVRLSVGLENLDDILADLAQALEQA
- the grdA gene encoding glycine/sarcosine/betaine reductase complex selenoprotein A, with translation MEEAMRGIQGRKVIIIGAVDGIPAEAARRAAEACGGEVIFVANQFFVUMTAGAMDLEDQWKIAKLIERHGREDILVLLGCPDAESSQIQAETVTLGDPSMVGLLTGSNYFLEVYHLVEPEVLQAVPRAVYAQYIGGYAAKLDADSIRKRMREVRALAVTTGEGL
- a CDS encoding SLC13 family permease; amino-acid sequence: MNASQNPGNAIQPQAAPGKIKIPGLRNLCKIVLALLCALVFHSLDFGTALTPQGHGILSTLLFMVLIWVTEAVSYSVSSFFLIVSMTLFTAFAVDPSTGQMSGTGKALGMSLNGFKSGAWILVVAALFLAAAIQKSGLGQRIGLLILSRMGARPRQVRLGILLMCFVLTLFIPAQAANAALMTAVCVGLIDVFKIRREDNLAKGMLLIVAFGTGLAGMGVLTSGAPPIQTAAFIAQATGHQISWLEWLSYGLPFALVMGLVLLGLVELFFPVGKAEIRSGRETIRQELAKLGPLSVRERNLLIIMCCTILLWATGKKLHPLDSSTVALCAVCAMFLPGVAVSTWKEMVNVVNWGTLMLFGAAISLGQALLSSGAAAWVAQNTLARLGMGAWPPLLIIGVAALFFGVFALAFSARSAAVAALVPTVIGFAQALPESAGLSVWGLSMILYYTIQFSLLLPVNTPMSMVAYSTNTFSAREMARVGVPLCLIAILVMILFSATYWRWVGVL
- a CDS encoding sigma 54-interacting transcriptional regulator is translated as MPDTEFSPSHTVLDAFEDAFLLLDSSGRPLYANQAAEKLFDLAKGRRKSALRQLIKELEPASIFQIRDSAAVQQRKIVLEERIFLVRAQLGGQLGTRFEIETGAHCGQTRLAVILRDITDLRQLAADYSASATQLARMTAALRQMDSGLLVTDAWGRIVFFNPALEALLPPAALVRAQGARAADIFAFMDDFSQGTAQEKLRALQPLLPPPGQAPTDGTTPLAVTRRPLMYCNGCHDALYIFEAAPSDEDASGVIPAPSAAPGTIASSPPTAARAKAEEERNTGGAQYALSDFVGQSREILRLKEMIRKVARTSSTVLIQSESGTGKELLAHSLHALSKRSHAPFIKLNCASLPESLLESEIFGYEAGAFTGAKKGGHAGRFEQAHGGTIFLDEIGEMSLPLQAKLLRIIQEREVQRLGGQSTRRVDVRIICATNCDLSAQMRLQLFRSDLYYRLSVVSISIPPLREHKEDIKSLVIHFLRHYSRLFQRRVKGVSKDVYNAFMLYDWPGNVREFANVIEYAFNILEGDLIEMEHLPSQLLHQADAELKSSGNMDALLRAYSVRLVEHALERCKGHKSAAAKALGISRATLYRLLAQDRP
- a CDS encoding hydrogenase small subunit — its product is MRIAVGLGKQSGEERLERQGISRRDFMKFCTAVAVTMGMGPAFASDVAAALTGRRPSVVYLHAAECTGCSEALLRTYKPFIDSLILDTISLDYHETIMAAAGEAAEDALQQAVNGPDGFICVVEGAIPTAMEGKYGYISGHTMYDICKGILPKAKAVVSMGTCACYGGVQAAKPNPTAAKGVNDAYGDLGVKAINIAGCPPNPLNLVGTLVAFLKGQKIELDELGRPTMFYGQSVHDLCERRKHFDAGEFAPSFNSEEARKGWCLYEVGCKGPQTYNNCPKALFNQTNWPVGAGHPCIGCSEPGFWDEMTPFYQN
- a CDS encoding glycine/sarcosine/betaine reductase component B subunit; its protein translation is MRLELARIKVEDVVSGAETTLTGRTLSIDREELLAAVDPEGFFAEKRVSLVRPGQSARIIGIMDAMQPRCKIGGGTSPYPGAIGEMHMAGQGRTHVLDGVCVMQTGKRQGIQEGIVDMSGPGAAYSLFSRQCNVVLECLPPPDVSNAVFDEVTRRALARAALYLGEAARDAVPDEVDVFDADRPVDPALPKVAYIYYLQSQGPLRNTYVYGLEARNLLPTLLHPNEVLDGAIVSGNYIIACQKNPSFLHANNPVVRELYARHGVSCNFVGVIVANENSTLTDKKRSADFAAKLARQLGAQGVVMTQEGGGHADTDLMLAAKACKERGIVSVMLINELAGADGDQPSLVDTTPEAVAVVSTGNNDQVISLPAVDVLCGGASLTNVPDAAAAFSSALGRMYTATNQLGAYALQAKAR